In Mustela erminea isolate mMusErm1 chromosome 8, mMusErm1.Pri, whole genome shotgun sequence, a genomic segment contains:
- the CTLA4 gene encoding cytotoxic T-lymphocyte protein 4 isoform X2 — MHVAQPAVVLASSRGVASFVCEYGSSGNAAEVRVTVLRQAGSQMTEVCATTYTVEDDLAFLDDSTCTGTSSGNKVNLTIQGLRAMDTGLYICKVELMYPPPYYVGMGNGTQIYVIDPEPCPDSDFLLWILAAVSSGLFFYSFLITAISLSKMLKKRSPLTTGVYVKMPPTEPECEKQFQPYFIPIN; from the exons ATGCATGTGGCCCAGCCTGCAGTGGTTCTGGCCAGCAGCCGAGGTGTTGCCAGCTTTGTGTGTGAGTATGGGTCTTCAGGCAATGCTGCCGAGGTCCGGGTGACAGTGCTACGGCAGGCCGGCAGCCAGATGACTGAAGTCTGTGCCACGACATACACAGTGGAGGATGACTTGGCCTTCCTAGATGATTCTACCTGCACTGGCACCTCCAGTGGAAACAAAGTGAACCTCACCATCCAAGGGTTGAGGGCCATGGACACAGGGCTCTACATCTGCAAGGTGGAGCTCATGTACCCGCCACCCTACTATGTAGGCATGGGCAATGGAACCCAGATTTATGTCATCG ATCCTGAACCTTGCCCAGATTCTGATTTCCTCCTCTGGATCCTTGCAGCAGTCAGTTCGGGGCtgtttttttatagtttccttatCACAGCTATTTCTTTGAGCAAAATG CTAAAGAAAAGAAGTCCTCTTACTACAGGGGTCTATGTGAAAATGCCCCCAACAGAGCCAGAATGTGAAAAGCAATTTCAGCCTTATTTTATTCCCATCAATTGA